The sequence below is a genomic window from Arthrobacter sp. U41.
TCGGCGTCCCGCGTCCACAGTCCGTTGAAGAGCTAGCGGCCACAGGCCGTTGAAGAGCTAAAGGTCCTTCGGGCGGCTGTCCGTGCGGACGGTGACGTCCGGGTGCTCGTCGACCAGGCGGTCTTCGGCGTCGGCGTCGTCCACTTCCCCGGCGCTGCGCAACGGCTTGGCCTTGCCCGAGAACCGGCGGTGCAGAGAAGCGGCGGCGGCGTCACGCTGTTTCTGGAAAAAGAGGAAGCTAATCGCGAACGCCATCATTCCCGCGCACAGGACGGCCAGCAGCCATCCGAGCTCGAGGTAGACGAAGAGCGCGAACAAAGGCACAAAGAGCGCCAGACGGATCAGGGAGTATTTCAGGAAAGCCACACACCAAGTTTAGCCGCCGGCGGCAGCCCGGCCCACCGAGGCCACATCGGACCCCATGGCTGCGCGAGGTTGGACCCCGGTCGCAGGAGGTGAGACCTCTCCCAAGGACAAGGAGGCGCCGGGAACTCCACCGACGGCTAAACTGAAAGCATGCTCCTCCGTGTAGTGGTCGCCGTCGCAATACTTGTTGTTTTCGTCTATGGACTTATCGACTTGATCCGCACTGATCCGCGCCAGACCAAGGGCATCTCGAAGCCTGCCTGGATTGTCGTGCAGATTGTTCTCCCGGTGATCGGCGCCATCCTGTGGTTCCTGATCGGCCGGCCGCGCGGCACCACCCCCGCACGTGCTACTTACAGTCACACCCTCGCGCCCGACGACGACCCGGATTTCCTGCGCAACCTCGAACTCCGCCGCCGCAACCAGGCCGAAGCCGACCGGCTCAAGAAGCTCAAGGACGAGCTCGACGCCAAGGAGCGCAAAGCCGAAGGCAAAGGCACCCCGGGCACGCACGGCTCCGAGCCCGGTGAGGCCCGCGGCAGCGGCGACACACAGGGTACCGACGAGGTCAAATAGCACCACCCCGGGCCTCCC
It includes:
- a CDS encoding DUF4229 domain-containing protein; the encoded protein is MAFLKYSLIRLALFVPLFALFVYLELGWLLAVLCAGMMAFAISFLFFQKQRDAAAASLHRRFSGKAKPLRSAGEVDDADAEDRLVDEHPDVTVRTDSRPKDL
- a CDS encoding PLD nuclease N-terminal domain-containing protein — its product is MLLRVVVAVAILVVFVYGLIDLIRTDPRQTKGISKPAWIVVQIVLPVIGAILWFLIGRPRGTTPARATYSHTLAPDDDPDFLRNLELRRRNQAEADRLKKLKDELDAKERKAEGKGTPGTHGSEPGEARGSGDTQGTDEVK